In Rhodococcus pseudokoreensis, the DNA window CGGGGAGATCCAGCTCGCGCACCTCGGCACCCAGCTCACGCGCGGCATCAGCTTCCGGTTCCGGCAGCAGGGCGGCCCCGAAGCCTGCCAACAGCAGGTGCTGGATCAGATCGCGGTGGTCGGTTTCGAGCACCGAGGTCGGCAGCGGGAGGCCCTCTCGCGCAAGGTAAGCCACGAAGCGACCCAGCGCGGCGGACTCGGCAGACAAACCGTTGATGAGGGGATGACGCAGCAGTTCTGCCAAGGAGATTCGAGGTCCGGCGCCGACATCGCCGACGCCTGGCGCAAATACCGCCATCAGTCGCGCGGTCGGCACCGAGATCGCCGAATGCCGCGGATAGGGCCCGGGGTGGTCGCTGAGCAGCAATTCGGCTTCACCGCGTCGCAGCGTTTCGAACCCCTCGGTGCCGAAAGCGGCGCCGATGACGCGCAACGTCACCCGGGGATGTCGGGTGTGGAACTGTTCGAGCAGCCGTGACAGTGGATCGACCGCGTATCCGGAGACCACGGCGATGTCGAGGCGCCCGGAGTCGAGGGACTCGACTGCCTCGACGGCGGCACGCGCGTTGTCGAACGCGCGCAGCGTCTGACGTGCGGGGCCGACCAGCGCGCGGCCCGCGGGGGTGAGAGTCATGCGGCGGCCCCGCACGAAGAGCACGGTGCCGAGGTCGCGTTCGAGGTCCTTGATGGTCTGGGAGACGGACGGCTGACTCAGGTGCAGTCGCCGGGCGGCCTCCGAGAGGCTGCCCGCGTCGGCCACGGTGATGAAGTTCGTGAGATGTCGCCGATCCATAACCAGAACCTAACACCGCTCAAGGAAGATTGGCACTTTTCTTCTAATTAACGATCATTTACATTGGATTGAGATCGAGGTCTCTCGGGACGAGAGCGACTCGACGTCAGGTGGCCGTCTCTCGCCACGCTCTTGCAACACGACCTCGCACACTCGAAAGGATTGGACAATGGGAACTTTGGATGGCCGAGTGGCAATCGTCACCGGAGGTGGCCGGGGCCTCGGGCGGGAGCACGCGCTGCTCTTCGCCAAGGAGGGTGCGACGGTCGTAGTGAACGATCTCGGCGGAAGCGCGATCGGCGATGGCTCGGACATCTCGGCCGCACAGTCGGTCGTCGACGAGATCACCGCGGCGGGCGGAAAGGCCGTCGCCAACCGGGACAGCGTGACCGACTGGGCGAGCGCCAAGCGGTTGATCGACACGGCCGTCGAGGAGTTCGGCGACCTGCACGTCGTCGTGAACAACGCCGGCATCCTGCGCGACCGCACCCTGGTCAACATGACCGAGGAAGAGTTCGACACGGTCGTCGACGTACACCTCAAGGGCACCTTCGCGGTCACCCGCCACGCCGCCGCCTACTGGCGTGACCAGGCCAAGGCCGGCAAGGAAATCGACCGGTCGTTGATCAACACCTCGTCGGGATCGGGCCTGCACGGCAACCCCGGCCAGGTCAACTACGCCTCCGCCAAGGCCGGCATCGCCGCGATGACCCAGATCGCCGCCAAGGAACTCGAGCGCTACCACGTGCGGTCCAACTGCATCGCGCCGGTGGCCCGCACCCGCCTCACCGAGGCAACTCCGGGTCTCGGCCAGGTGATGGTCGAGTCCATCGACAAGGACTTCGACGAGTGGCACCCCGCGAACATCTCGCCGCTGGTTGCGCTGCTCGCAGCAGAGAACTGCGAGTTCACCGGCCACGCGTTCCGCGTGCTCGGTGGCGAGGTGGGCCTGTACCAGGGCTGGACCGTCGTCGACGAGGTCACCAGCGACGCGCGCTGGACCATCGAGGAACTCGCCGCCGCGACCAAGCACATGCCGTCCAGGCCGTCGAACGCCATCCCCGGCAAGCACGCCGACAAGATGGGCAAGTAGTGAGCGAGCAGAACGTGCCCATCTTCGACATGCCGGTGGAACGGGGCAAGATCCGCGAGTTCGCCAAGGCGACCATGTCGGACAACCAGGCGTACCAGGGCGCCAACCCGGTGATCCCACCGACGTTCCTCACAACCGCCGGATTCTTCTGGCAAACAGCCGAATCCAAGGAAGCAGGCGCACACGGCCTCGACCCGAAGCGCACGCTGCACGCCGAGCAGGAATACATCTTCCACGGCGAGCCGCCCCGTGCCGGTGACGAACTCACCGCACAGGCGCGCATCCTCGACCGTTACACCAAGGAGGGCCGCCGCGGCGGCACGCTCACCTTCGTCGAGACGGTCGTCGAATTCCGCGACAAGACCGGTCGCCTCGTCGCCGAGCAGCGCTCGACCGGCGTGCAGACCTCACACGCACCCAAGGAGGCCTGAGCCATGACGACGACCGAAACTCGTGCCGTCACCGTGGGCGACAAGGCGACCGAACACACCTTCGGCCCGCTGACCATCACGGACATCGTCCGCTACGCCGGCGCCTCGGGCGACATGAACCCGCTGCACCACGACGAAGCCGCCGCCAAGGCGGCCGGGTTTGCCGGCATCTTCTCCATCGGCATGTTCCAGGCCGGCCTGCTCGCCACGTTCGCCGCGAACTGGCTCGGGGCCGAGAACGTGCGACGCTTCACCACCCGCTTCAAGGAACAGGTGTGGCCCGGCGACACGCTGACCTGCACCGGCGAGGTCACCGATGTGCATGCGGGCGACGGCGGCAGCACCGTCGAAATCACGCTCACCTGCACCCGCCAGACCGGCGGCGTGGCCATCGACGGATCCGCCGAATTCTGGCTTCCTGGCCCTGAAACCGCCGAAATCGTAAGGAGTTACACATGAGGACACCACCGATCGGGGTCACCGCGTACGGCGTGTATCTGCCGATCTGGCGCCTGCAGCGCAAGGACATCGGTGCAGCCCTCGGCTCCGGCGGCGGACACGGTTCCCGCTCGGCGGCCGCCGACGACGAGGACTCCACGTCGATGGGTGTAGAGGCCGGCCGAGCGGCCCTCGGCCGCGCCGGCCGTGCGAGCGGAATCGTATTCGCCACCGCAACAGCGGCATACGCCGACAAGTCCAACGCCGCAATCGTGCACGCCGCGCTCGGCCTCGACCGGTCGGTGTCGGCATACGACTTCGTCGGCGCCTCACGCTCGGGGGTCGGCGCCATCGTTGCCGCCGCCGACGCCGGCGCCGCAGGTCGCCCGACCCTGGCCGTGCTGTCCGACGTCCGCACCGGCATGCCGAGTTCGGCGGACGAGCGCGAGGGCGGTGACGGCGCCGCGGCGCTGCTGTTCGGAACCGGCGACGACGTTGTCGCCGCACTGATCGGGCACGGCTCCGCCTCCGCCGAGTTCCTGGACCGTTGGCGGATTCCGGGCGAGTCCAGCAGCAAGCTGTGGGAAGAACGGTTCGCCGAGGGCGCGTACCTCGAACTCGCGAAGGAAGCCGTCGACGGCGCACTCAAGGCCGCCGGTTTGACGATGGCCGACATCGACCGGGTCGCAGTGGGGGGTCTCCACCGCCGCGCGGTCAAGGCGTTCGCCAAGTCGCTCTCGCGTGAGGCGGCCGCACACTCGGTGGATCCGCAGGCTCCGTTCCTGCTGGTCGACGACCTGTCCGACACCATCGGTGCCACCGGCACCGCGCAGCCGGGCATCCTGCTCGCCACCGCGCTCGACGAGGCGGCGCCGGAGGAGACCATCCTCATTGTGAACCTGGCGGACGGTGCCGATGCGCTCGTGTTCGAGGCCACCGCCTCGCTGCCGGCATTCCGGGAGAACCGCACGGCGAAATCGGTCTCCGAGCAGGTAACCGGCGGCCGCACCGTCGACTACCAGCGCTACCTGACCTGGCGCGGCTACCTCAGGCGGGAAGCGCCGCGGCGACCGGACCCGGACCGTCCCGCGGCCCCACCGTCGGCCCGCAACGCGGACTGGAAGTTCGGGCTCGCTGCGTCCCGCTGCCGGTCGTGCGGCACCCGGCACATGCCGGCCATCCGGGTGTGCCGTCACTGCCACAGCGTCGATCAGATGGACCGGGAGCGGGTGGCCGACGAGCGCGGCACCATCGCGACATATCAGGCCGATCTGCTCGCCTACACCCTGAGCCCACCGCTCATCGGGGCTGCGGTCAACTTCGCCGGTGGTGGCCGACTGATGTGCGAGGTGACCGACGCCGACGCTTCGACCCTGAAGATCGGTGACGAGGTCGAGATGACGTTCCGCCGCCTGTACACCACCGGCGACGGCGTGCACAACTATTTCTGGAAGGCGCGCCCGGTCGGCCGCGCCACCGACGCCGACAAGGAGGCGTGAGCACATGGCCACCCACGGAATTCGCGACAAGGTCGCCATCGTCGGCATGGGATGTACCCCGTTCGGCGAGCACTGGAGCAAGAGCGCCGAGGACCTTCTCGTCGACGCCAACACCGAGGCGCTCGCCTCGGCCGGCCTCGCCCAGGCCGACATCGACGCGTACTGGCTCGGCACGATGGGATCCGGATACTCGGGCCAGTTGCTCTCGCGCACACTGAAACTCGATTACAAGCCGGTCACCCGTGTGGAGAACTTCTGCGCCACCGGATCGGAGGCCTTCCGCAACGCCTGCTACGCCGTCGCATCCGGCGCTGTGGACGTGGCGATGGCGATCGGCGTCGAAAAACTCAAGGACTCCGGCTACTCCGGTCTGGTGTCCACGCCGCCACCGCACGACGGCACCGCGGTCGCGATCACCACTCCGGCCGCATTCGGCTTGCTCGCTCCCGCCTACGCAAAGATGGCCGGGCTCGACGACGACACCCTCAAAGAGGTCATCACCCGCATAGCCTGGAAGAACCACTACAACGGTGCGCGCAACCCACGCGCACAGTTCCGCAAGGAGCTGTCGATGGAGGCAATCCGCAACAGCCCCAAAGTGTCCGGCATGCTCGGCGTGCTCGACTGCTCCGGTGTCTCGGACGGCTCGGCAGCGGCAATCATCGTCCGCGCCGAGGACGCCTACCAGTACACCGACAAGCCGATCTTCGTCAAGGCACTGTCGATGGTCGCCGGCCCCGGAGACGGTCCAATGGACCCGACCTTCGACTACACCTCCATCCGCGAGGTCGTCAAATGCGCCGACGCCGCCTACGCCGAAGCCGGTGTGCGCAATCCCCGCGAAGAGATCGCGATGGCCGAAGTGCACGACTGCTTCACCCCCACCGAACTGGTGCTCATGGAAGACCTCGGGTTCAGTGAAAAGGGCGAAGCATGGCGCGACGTGATGGACGGCGCGTTCGACCTCGACGGCGCGCTACCGGTCAACCCGGACGGCGGCCTCAAGAGCTTCGGCCACCCGATCGGCGCGTCCGGCCTGCGGATGCTCTTCGAATGCTGGCTGCAACTACGGCAGCAGGCACCGCCGGAACGACAGGTCCAGAGCATCGTCACCGGCGAACGGAAGCTCGGCCTGACCCACAACCTGGGCGGACGACCCGGCGACTGCGTGAGCTTTATTTCCGTCGTCGGCGCCGAGCCGGCGTCCTGAACCCGACATCACAACACTGGAGCAATACACATGATGGAACGCACTCTTTTCGAACAGGATCACAACGACTTCCGCGCGATGGTGCGGAGCTTCCTCGAGGCCGAAGTCGCACCGCACATGCCGCAGTGGGAGCAGGACGGCCTGCTGCCGAAGAACATCTTCCAGCGTTTCGGCGACCTCGGCCTGGCCGGGCTGAACATCCCGGAGGAATACGGCGGCGGCGGTGTCGACGATTTCCGCTTCAACGCGGTATTCATCGAGGAGGTGCACCTGACCTATTCCGGCATCGGCGGCCTCGGGGTGCACACCCAGGTCGTGACACCCTACTTCCTCAACTGCGCCGACGACGTGCAGAAAAAGCGTTGGCTGCCCGACATCGCCGCCGGCCGCAAGATGTGCTCGATTGCCATGACCGAACCCGGTGCCGGATCGGACCTGTCCGGTATCAAGACCACCGCGGTCCGGGATGGCGACGACTGGATAGTCAACGGCGCCAAAACCTTCATCACCGGCGGCATCAACGCGGACCTGGTAGTCGTCGCCTGCCGCACCTCGCGTAGCGAGGAAGACCGGCGCGGCGGAATGAGCCTGCTCGTGATCGAAGACGGCATGCCGGGCTTCACCAAGGGCCGCAAACTCGACAAACTCGGATGCCGCTCCACCGACACCGCCGAACTGCACTTCGAGAACGTGCGGGTGCCGAACACCAACATGCTCGGTGAGGAAGGCAAAGGCTTCGGATACCTCACCTTCAACCTCATCGCAGAGCGACTCATCCAGGCCATCGCCGCCGTCGCCACGGCCCGCGCCGCCATGAACCAGGCGATCCCATATGTCAAGGAGCGCAAAGTCTTCGGTCAAACCGTCTCGCAGTTCCAGAACACCAAGTTCGTGCTCGCCGAATGCGCCACCGAGATCGAAGCCGCCCAAGCGCTGGTCGACCGGGCGATTCTCGCCTACAACGACAAGACACTCACCGTCGCAGATGTCGCCAAGGTGAAACTGTTCGCCACCGAGATGGCCGGTCGTGTCGTCGACAAGTGCTTGCAGCTGCACGGCGGCTACGGCTACATGCTCGAATATCCGATCGCACGACTCTATGCCGACATCCGCCTGGCGAGGATCGCGGCGGGCTCGAGCGAGATCATGAAGACTGTGATCGCGAAGGACCTGTCGCTGTGACTGCGACTCACGAGGCGAGGTCCGGGCCCCGGCCCGGAGTCGTCGAAATCCTTCGTGCGGTCGCCGCCACGGTGGGCGATCGTGAGGCCGTCGTGCACGGTCGGACGCGTCGCACGTACGCCGAAGTGGTCGCGAACGTCGATGCGTTCGCCCGCTACCTCGTCTCTCGCGGTGCGGGGTGCGAGGAGGCGTGCACCGATACCGGCGCGTTCGATACCAACCAGAAACGGCTCGCGCTGTACTTGCACAACGGGCTCGAGTTCGCCGAGGCACTGTACGGGGCGATGGCGGCGCGGGCGGCGCCCTTCAACGTCAACTACCGGTACACCGCAACGGAGCTCGTCGCGATCTTCGACGATGCCGCGCCAGCCGTCATCGTCTACCACTCGATGTTCGCGGCCACACTCATCGACGTGCTGCCCGAGCTGCCGCACCGACCGGTCCTGGTTCAGGTGCCGGACCATTCGGACTACCCACTGCTCCCCGGTGCAGTCTGGTTCGGCGACGCACTGACGACTGCGCCGACGGCCCAGCTACCCGAACCGTCCGGTGAGGACCTCGTCCTCGTGTACACCGGCGGGACCACCGGCCGACCGAAGGGCGTCATGTGGCGTAACCACGATCTGTGGATCGCCGCCTGCGGCGGTGCGGATTACCCGGCGGATATCACGGCCGCGCAGATGGGTCGTCTCGCCGACGAGGTTCCCGGGCCGAAGTTCCTGGCGTCCGCACCGTTCATGCACGGTGCCGGACTGTGGTTCTTGATGCGCGTTCTGGCGCAGGGCGGCACGGTCGTCATCCCCGACGCGGTTACCCGCTTCGACGAGGCCCAAGCGTGTGCGCTGATCGAACATGAACGCATCAACTGCGTGCTGCTCGTCGCCGAGGCGTTCGCCAACCCGATGGCCCGGCACCTGACGGAGAACAAGTACGACCTCGACTGCGTCACTTTCGTCGGTCTCGGCGGAGGGATCACCACCATGGAGACCAAGAGTGCGCTCATGGCGGCGATGCCGAACGCCGAACTCGTCGACTCCGCGGGGTCGTCCGAGACCGGTGGCATCCTGCGAGCGACCGCCCAACCCGGGGACGTTGCCACATCTGGCACCTTCGCCCTGTCCCCGCGGGCGTGTGTGATCAGCGCGGATCGGTCACGCTTCGCCGAAGCAGGGTCGGGAGAGCACGGATGGCTCGGCGCACGTGGGCCGCTTCCGGTCGGCTACCTACACGATCCCGCGAAAACCGCGACCACGTTCATCGAGGTCGCCGGCGAGCGGATCGCCCTCACGGGAGACCGCGCAATGCTGCTCGACGGCGGTGGGCTGAGACTGCTCGGACGCGATTCGGTCACTATCAACTCCGGTGGGGAGAAGATTTTTGCCGAGGAGGTCGAGCGCGCGGTCCGGCGACACCCGCGTGTGCGCGATGTGATCGTGGTGGGACGGCCGCACCCGCGATGGGGCGAACAGGTCGTCGCGGTCGTCGTGCTCGACGCACCCGTCGCGCACTCGGAACTGGTGGAAGCGATGTCCGATCAGATCGCGCGTTACAAGCGGCCAAAGATCTTCATCGAGGTCGGTGCCATCCCCCGCTCACCGGCGGGCAAACCAGACTACCGATGGGCAAAGTCGTTCGTCGAGAACCTAGTTGAGGTGTGATCCATGAGTACGGCAGTACCCTCGAAAACCACCGTGGAGCTCGTTCCGGAACTACTGCCGGCAGAGCTCGAACCGCTGCGGGCCGAAGTCCGCTCGTTCCTGGCGGCCGAGCTGGCCGCCGGGAGCTTCACCCCGAAACCGGACTGCTGGGTGATCCACCCCGACCGCGCCTTCACCAGGAAGCTGGCCGCCCGCGGCTGGCTCGGGATGGCGATCCCAGCTCGGTACGGTGGGCACGAGAAATCGATGCTCGAACGGTTCGTCATCTCCGAGGAACTGCTCGCGGCCGGCGCACCGGTGAACCTGCACTGGGGCGGTGACCGGCAGATCGCACCCGCGCTGCTCAACTTCGGTACCGAAGAGCAGCGCCACCGATTCCTACCCCGAATCGCAAGCGGTGAGTTCATCGCCGCGATCGGACTGAGCGAACCCGACAGCGGCTCCGACCTGGCCTCGGTCCGCACCCGCGGCGCGAAGGTCGACGGCGGCTGGAAGGTCACCGGAACCAAGATCTGGACCAGCGCCGCGCATCTCGCCGACGCCATCGTCACACTCGTGCGCACCGGCAACGCAGGACCGAGCCGACACGAGGGACTGACCCAGATGATCATCGAAGTTCCCGACGACCGCATCGTCATCCGACCGATCTACTCGCTCAGCGGCGAGCACCACTTCAACGAAGTCATCTTCGACGACGTATTCGTGCCCGACGCGATGGTGCTCGGTCAGGTCGGATCCGGCTGGCAACAGATCACCGCCGAACTCGCCTTCGAACGCAGCGGCCCGGAGCGAATCCTGTCCACGACGGTATTGCTGCGCCAACTCGCCCGCCGCAACGCAATCGACCCACCGACACTGGGCCGGCTCGTCTCACGCATGTGGTCGCTACGAGAAGCGTCGATCTCGATTGCATTCGCGCTGACCTCAGGGCAGGCCCCCGGCACCGCCGCAGCCATCGTCAAAGACCTCGGCACCCGCTTCGAACGTGAGGTCGTCGAGGCCGCCCGCGCTACCGGCCTCGAACCCGACCACCGCTCCGACGATCCACTCGCCCGGCTGCTCGCCCAGGCGATCACCAGCTCGCCGACGGCCACGCTGCGTGGCGGCACCAACGAAATTCTGCGCGGAGTCATCGCGCGTGCGCTAGGAGTGCGATGAACACCGAAACCAAGCTGCTGTCCGACACCGCACACCAGGTGTTCGGCGCGCTGACCGATGGCGCCGACGCATGGCAGCAGATCGAGGTCATGGGCCTGACCCGCATCGGCATCCCCGAGCACCTCGGCGGCAGCGGCGGCACCACCGACCAAGCACGAATCGTGCTGCGGGCGGCGGCCTATCACGCCGCGCGGATCCCGCTCGCCGAAACACTCTGGCTGGCCGCCCCGATTCTCGCCGATGCCCGGATGCCGATACCCGATGGCCCCCTGACCATCGCGAACGCCACTGGTGGCGACCTGCGGGTGCACGCGAGCCGGGACGGATCGAGCTTACGGCTCGACGGCACGCTCAACCGCGTGCCCTGGGCCCGCCGCGCCACCAGGATTGTGAT includes these proteins:
- a CDS encoding LysR family transcriptional regulator, producing MDRRHLTNFITVADAGSLSEAARRLHLSQPSVSQTIKDLERDLGTVLFVRGRRMTLTPAGRALVGPARQTLRAFDNARAAVEAVESLDSGRLDIAVVSGYAVDPLSRLLEQFHTRHPRVTLRVIGAAFGTEGFETLRRGEAELLLSDHPGPYPRHSAISVPTARLMAVFAPGVGDVGAGPRISLAELLRHPLINGLSAESAALGRFVAYLAREGLPLPTSVLETDHRDLIQHLLLAGFGAALLPEPEADAARELGAEVRELDLPELRKAFLYYREDPLSPAARAFVELVPSSGASGR
- a CDS encoding SDR family oxidoreductase — protein: MGTLDGRVAIVTGGGRGLGREHALLFAKEGATVVVNDLGGSAIGDGSDISAAQSVVDEITAAGGKAVANRDSVTDWASAKRLIDTAVEEFGDLHVVVNNAGILRDRTLVNMTEEEFDTVVDVHLKGTFAVTRHAAAYWRDQAKAGKEIDRSLINTSSGSGLHGNPGQVNYASAKAGIAAMTQIAAKELERYHVRSNCIAPVARTRLTEATPGLGQVMVESIDKDFDEWHPANISPLVALLAAENCEFTGHAFRVLGGEVGLYQGWTVVDEVTSDARWTIEELAAATKHMPSRPSNAIPGKHADKMGK
- a CDS encoding FAS1-like dehydratase domain-containing protein, with protein sequence MPVERGKIREFAKATMSDNQAYQGANPVIPPTFLTTAGFFWQTAESKEAGAHGLDPKRTLHAEQEYIFHGEPPRAGDELTAQARILDRYTKEGRRGGTLTFVETVVEFRDKTGRLVAEQRSTGVQTSHAPKEA
- a CDS encoding MaoC/PaaZ C-terminal domain-containing protein — encoded protein: MTTTETRAVTVGDKATEHTFGPLTITDIVRYAGASGDMNPLHHDEAAAKAAGFAGIFSIGMFQAGLLATFAANWLGAENVRRFTTRFKEQVWPGDTLTCTGEVTDVHAGDGGSTVEITLTCTRQTGGVAIDGSAEFWLPGPETAEIVRSYT
- a CDS encoding OB-fold domain-containing protein, translated to MRTPPIGVTAYGVYLPIWRLQRKDIGAALGSGGGHGSRSAAADDEDSTSMGVEAGRAALGRAGRASGIVFATATAAYADKSNAAIVHAALGLDRSVSAYDFVGASRSGVGAIVAAADAGAAGRPTLAVLSDVRTGMPSSADEREGGDGAAALLFGTGDDVVAALIGHGSASAEFLDRWRIPGESSSKLWEERFAEGAYLELAKEAVDGALKAAGLTMADIDRVAVGGLHRRAVKAFAKSLSREAAAHSVDPQAPFLLVDDLSDTIGATGTAQPGILLATALDEAAPEETILIVNLADGADALVFEATASLPAFRENRTAKSVSEQVTGGRTVDYQRYLTWRGYLRREAPRRPDPDRPAAPPSARNADWKFGLAASRCRSCGTRHMPAIRVCRHCHSVDQMDRERVADERGTIATYQADLLAYTLSPPLIGAAVNFAGGGRLMCEVTDADASTLKIGDEVEMTFRRLYTTGDGVHNYFWKARPVGRATDADKEA
- a CDS encoding acetyl-CoA acetyltransferase gives rise to the protein MATHGIRDKVAIVGMGCTPFGEHWSKSAEDLLVDANTEALASAGLAQADIDAYWLGTMGSGYSGQLLSRTLKLDYKPVTRVENFCATGSEAFRNACYAVASGAVDVAMAIGVEKLKDSGYSGLVSTPPPHDGTAVAITTPAAFGLLAPAYAKMAGLDDDTLKEVITRIAWKNHYNGARNPRAQFRKELSMEAIRNSPKVSGMLGVLDCSGVSDGSAAAIIVRAEDAYQYTDKPIFVKALSMVAGPGDGPMDPTFDYTSIREVVKCADAAYAEAGVRNPREEIAMAEVHDCFTPTELVLMEDLGFSEKGEAWRDVMDGAFDLDGALPVNPDGGLKSFGHPIGASGLRMLFECWLQLRQQAPPERQVQSIVTGERKLGLTHNLGGRPGDCVSFISVVGAEPAS
- a CDS encoding acyl-CoA dehydrogenase family protein — encoded protein: MERTLFEQDHNDFRAMVRSFLEAEVAPHMPQWEQDGLLPKNIFQRFGDLGLAGLNIPEEYGGGGVDDFRFNAVFIEEVHLTYSGIGGLGVHTQVVTPYFLNCADDVQKKRWLPDIAAGRKMCSIAMTEPGAGSDLSGIKTTAVRDGDDWIVNGAKTFITGGINADLVVVACRTSRSEEDRRGGMSLLVIEDGMPGFTKGRKLDKLGCRSTDTAELHFENVRVPNTNMLGEEGKGFGYLTFNLIAERLIQAIAAVATARAAMNQAIPYVKERKVFGQTVSQFQNTKFVLAECATEIEAAQALVDRAILAYNDKTLTVADVAKVKLFATEMAGRVVDKCLQLHGGYGYMLEYPIARLYADIRLARIAAGSSEIMKTVIAKDLSL
- a CDS encoding AMP-binding protein gives rise to the protein MTATHEARSGPRPGVVEILRAVAATVGDREAVVHGRTRRTYAEVVANVDAFARYLVSRGAGCEEACTDTGAFDTNQKRLALYLHNGLEFAEALYGAMAARAAPFNVNYRYTATELVAIFDDAAPAVIVYHSMFAATLIDVLPELPHRPVLVQVPDHSDYPLLPGAVWFGDALTTAPTAQLPEPSGEDLVLVYTGGTTGRPKGVMWRNHDLWIAACGGADYPADITAAQMGRLADEVPGPKFLASAPFMHGAGLWFLMRVLAQGGTVVIPDAVTRFDEAQACALIEHERINCVLLVAEAFANPMARHLTENKYDLDCVTFVGLGGGITTMETKSALMAAMPNAELVDSAGSSETGGILRATAQPGDVATSGTFALSPRACVISADRSRFAEAGSGEHGWLGARGPLPVGYLHDPAKTATTFIEVAGERIALTGDRAMLLDGGGLRLLGRDSVTINSGGEKIFAEEVERAVRRHPRVRDVIVVGRPHPRWGEQVVAVVVLDAPVAHSELVEAMSDQIARYKRPKIFIEVGAIPRSPAGKPDYRWAKSFVENLVEV
- a CDS encoding acyl-CoA dehydrogenase family protein; its protein translation is MSTAVPSKTTVELVPELLPAELEPLRAEVRSFLAAELAAGSFTPKPDCWVIHPDRAFTRKLAARGWLGMAIPARYGGHEKSMLERFVISEELLAAGAPVNLHWGGDRQIAPALLNFGTEEQRHRFLPRIASGEFIAAIGLSEPDSGSDLASVRTRGAKVDGGWKVTGTKIWTSAAHLADAIVTLVRTGNAGPSRHEGLTQMIIEVPDDRIVIRPIYSLSGEHHFNEVIFDDVFVPDAMVLGQVGSGWQQITAELAFERSGPERILSTTVLLRQLARRNAIDPPTLGRLVSRMWSLREASISIAFALTSGQAPGTAAAIVKDLGTRFEREVVEAARATGLEPDHRSDDPLARLLAQAITSSPTATLRGGTNEILRGVIARALGVR